DNA sequence from the Halichoerus grypus chromosome 8, mHalGry1.hap1.1, whole genome shotgun sequence genome:
GGAGTATATGATAAATACATTGATTTCATATGTATATTCTCAATGCTAATTTCAGTTGagctgtttctttttctggccCATATATGTTTTATGTTTCCATGTTTCTGTGACTAACAAGTTAGTCCCACTCTCTATAGCTTCAAGGTGAAACTCTGTGAAGCCTCCTCATCTTTCTGCCTCCTGTCCCTAGCTTgtcaatttgattttcttctagGGCTTTCCCCACCTGCCTAGAAAGGAACCCTAAGACTTCAGATAATCATCCTCATCCTCCAGGTAGGGCTCATTCTTGATATCTGCAAATATACCTGTGAGTTCTGGGATGTTTAGACTGGCATAGAGCACCACAAGGCTAGAAACTAGAACAGCAGAGACTACTCGAACACTGTTAAACACAAAAGCCTTAACCACAAGGACTGGGCTCAAGGACTCGTTATAAGTAAATATTTGGGAACTTTCCAGATGGGCTCTATCTGTGCTGAATAAAGTGTAGGCAATACCCCTTATACTAATAAGGACAATAGTTCCCTAACATAGTAGTTATTCAGGTAAGTCTTTTCTTCAAGTCCCAAAGCATGCATCAGCTGTATTACTTCTTTCCCAAGGCAGAATGAACACATGTTGAAACAgggtttcttcctctccatcttgGGATCTTTTCACTCAGGGCTTCTCACTAGGAAGAGATGTGCTGGGGTACTATTTAGCCAAATGCCATTTGAGTGGTAAAAGGAGTATGGAGATGTTAGAGGTTTATGTTCTTCTGACATGTAAATTTCTGTCTTTCAGCAAGACAATGGGACTCAGTTGAAATAGTGGATTCAGTTCttagtttcctttcctttacataatttaaaaaaaaaaaaaacaaaaaacaaaaaactcttttaCAATCATACCTTTAACCAGCTAATCTAGATTTCATCTTTTGCTGAAATTCTTCTCCAGCCAACGCCGGACTTCTTGAAGGTTGTAGCAGAAGGGGCCCTTTCCTCCCAGATAAGCAATTTTCTGTCTCTGCACAATACACACACGTTCAAAGGCTACCCCATAAGCTACATTGGCATTATTGTCCATGCGGTCAGCCACAACTCGGCACTGGGGCGGCAAGGAGAAACGCTCCAGAAGCTGGTGGGCTGCTGCACATCGGTCTTCCTGGTTCCTGTGCTTCTTCActtcaaaagacaaagaagaatcACCAGGCACTGCCCAACCATCTGAAGGATGAGCCTCATCAATGTAGACCAACAGGAAGTCAGCCACTGATGAGAACTCTTCCACCAGTTTGCTGAAGGCTGGCAGCTGGCTAGTAAAAGGAGGTCAAGTGGCTGAGCCAAAGTTGACCACCAGTGGGCGCTCAGGGCTGGCAAAGTCAAGAAGGTGGCACTCAGCTCCATCAACCATCTTCACCTGGGCACCATTTCTACTGTTGTCACCTCCTTCAGATTTGGAGACATGTACCACACTGGAATTGGGGGCATCTTCACCCAATTTCACCTggtggtgaaagaaaaaaaaaaaaaaagggagagaataccATATGAAATGTGTTGTTACTCCATTTCACTCTATACAAAAACAACTGGCTCTAATCAAATGTGGTATTCCTTTATAGGATGTAATAAACCTATATTGATTTAAGTAAAGAGGCATCATGGCAGGTAATGTAAAAAAAGGCCCTAAAAAGAGTAGAAGTCTTTTCATTCTGTAGAGTCACTGAGGCTAATTGTTTTCAGCATTGAAGGCATCTCAGTTAACTCTCTTCATCATTACGTTGAGGCTGGTATTCTTTATTACCCTTACTTTGCTGTCAATGGTTAGCACACATTGTATAACAAATGATTAAttgacttcattttaaaagttaaaagtgaATGGTctagtttaagaaaaattatcagaGTTGTGGGAGTTAGGTACCTCCTTCTGAATTCCCACTAATGAATCCCAAAATACTTGGGAAAGACCTTTATATTCTTGCATGATGCTAATTCATTTAATCTCAACCAATGGACAATGATCCCAATGAAGTGTATTTCTGTCCAGAGCTAGAAAACCcgggctctgccatttactggaAGGGCTACTTCCACTTTACTTCTTCAGTGCCTCAgcttttccatctgtaaaatggtgatgcCTTCCTTGGACAGTTATAGGGTGATAACATAAGAAAATGAGCTCT
Encoded proteins:
- the DIO2 gene encoding LOW QUALITY PROTEIN: type II iodothyronine deiodinase (The sequence of the model RefSeq protein was modified relative to this genomic sequence to represent the inferred CDS: inserted 1 base in 1 codon), with product MGILSVDLLITLQILPVFFSNCLFLALYDSVILLKHVVLLLSRSKSTRGEWRRMLTSEGMRCIWKSFLLDAYKQVKLGEDAPNSSVVHVSKSEGGDNSRNGAQVKMVDGAECHLLDFASPERPLVVNFGSATUPPFTSQLPAFSKLVEEFSSVADFLLVYIDEAHPSDGWAVPGDSSLSFEVKKHRNQEDRCAAAHQLLERFSLPPQCRVVADRMDNNANVAYGVAFERVCIVQRQKIAYLGGKGPFCYNLQEVRRWLEKNFSKRXKSRLAG